The following coding sequences lie in one Bacillus sp. FJAT-45350 genomic window:
- a CDS encoding acyl-CoA dehydrogenase family protein: protein MNFSFSEEQNMLRKMVRSFVDKEINPYIQEWDEKQHFERGIMKRLAELDLMGVCIPEEYGGSGMDYNSLAIVCEELERGDTAFRTAVSVHTGLNSMTLLQWGTEEQKQKYLVPQAKGTKIGAFGLTEPNAGSDVAALKTTAVVDGDHYNLNGSKTWISLCDVADNFLVFAYTDKTKKHKGISAFIVERDMLGFSSKAIKGKLGIRAGNTGEIFFDNVKVPKENLLGQEGEGFKIAMSALDNGRFTVAAGACGTIMACLEESVKYCHERSAFGKEIGKHQLVQQMIAKMEAGLQMSQLLVYRAGYLKNEGIRNTRETSLAKWQSCDFALEAANDAVQIHGAYGFSNEYPVERFLRNAKAPVIYEGTREIHTIMQGEYVLGYREDKQISNTLPAWPYQKQSQETINH, encoded by the coding sequence ATGAACTTTTCATTTTCAGAAGAACAAAACATGCTAAGAAAGATGGTCCGTAGCTTTGTTGATAAAGAAATTAATCCTTATATTCAAGAATGGGATGAGAAACAACATTTTGAAAGAGGGATTATGAAACGTTTAGCAGAATTAGATTTAATGGGTGTTTGTATCCCTGAAGAATATGGTGGAAGTGGAATGGACTACAATTCATTGGCCATCGTATGTGAAGAACTAGAAAGAGGCGATACCGCTTTTAGGACTGCCGTATCTGTACACACAGGATTGAATAGTATGACGCTCTTGCAATGGGGAACAGAAGAACAAAAACAAAAATATTTAGTACCACAAGCGAAAGGTACAAAGATAGGCGCCTTTGGATTAACAGAACCAAATGCAGGTTCAGATGTAGCGGCACTTAAAACAACTGCAGTGGTAGATGGTGACCACTATAATTTAAATGGTTCAAAAACATGGATTTCCTTATGTGATGTAGCAGACAACTTCCTTGTATTTGCTTATACAGATAAAACGAAAAAGCATAAAGGGATTTCAGCTTTTATCGTAGAACGAGATATGCTTGGATTTTCATCTAAAGCAATTAAAGGGAAATTAGGAATTCGTGCAGGGAATACAGGTGAAATTTTCTTTGACAATGTCAAAGTACCAAAAGAAAATCTACTAGGTCAAGAAGGAGAAGGGTTTAAGATTGCGATGTCCGCTTTAGATAATGGTAGATTTACAGTAGCAGCAGGAGCTTGTGGGACTATTATGGCTTGCCTTGAGGAAAGTGTGAAGTATTGCCATGAACGTTCTGCATTTGGTAAGGAAATCGGAAAACATCAACTAGTACAACAAATGATTGCAAAAATGGAAGCAGGGCTTCAAATGTCACAACTTTTAGTATATCGTGCAGGTTATTTGAAAAATGAAGGTATACGAAATACAAGGGAAACGTCATTAGCTAAATGGCAGTCATGTGACTTCGCCCTAGAAGCTGCTAACGATGCAGTACAGATTCATGGAGCGTATGGTTTCTCAAATGAGTATCCGGTAGAGCGATTTTTACGTAATGCTAAAGCTCCTGTTATATATGAAGGAACTAGAGAAATTCATACGATCATGCAAGGTGAATATGTCCTAGGTTATCGTGAAGATAAACAAATTTCTAATACACTACCAGCTTGGCCGTATCAAAAACAAAGTCAAGAAACTATCAATCACTAG